In Setaria italica strain Yugu1 chromosome I, Setaria_italica_v2.0, whole genome shotgun sequence, the genomic window tgaggccgtccctcctgAAGATCCCCTGTTAAGTTTACTGTACCGGGCTTGCGCCCAAATTGTAAATATGTCAGTTTCGAACTTGTCTCGtgatggccatacgggccttTTTTATAACTTTGCCGTGCGAAAGTTTCCGATCCCCTTTATTGTTCCTTTGGACTTGAAAGTTTAGAGTGCGTTGTCGGgtgtgtcagtaagctttgatgagcgaaggcaccgtagccgctggggcgtaggttttttcacagtccgatcaatcttgcctgagcaccgttcGCGCATTCTTTCCTTTTTGCATCCATAAGTTTAGAAAGGGGGGCTCGGCTTGaaagaaaaaacgtttcttttagatggtgccaagtggcttgggccggagcccctgatagcccccgaggggtatgcggccctggagcGAGgctagggtcggatacccctgagcttgacGGGGAAAGCCTGAACAGAGACGGCTTGGAATTTCTTTTTTCCGCAAAAAGAAAACTATCAAAATTGCAAACAAGTCtgtgcagaacttggaaataagaGCTAGGGGTAAAAGCGctttagctgttctatgttcaaagcgttgctgaagatctgcccgtcgggagtcgctagcttgtaggtgcctggccgcagtacttgcgcgacgatgaaagggccttcccatggggaagttaacttgtgccgacccctgttgtcctggacgaggcggagcaccaagtcgccgacgttgaaggctcggccttgcaccttacggctgtggtaacgccgtagggcctgctggtacctAGCCAAGTGCAGCAGGGCTACGTCTCGTGCctcatcgagttgatcttgtgcatcCTCGAGCGATGCCTagttcccttgttcgtcgtattccttgaccctcggcgatccgtattctagatcggtgggcaggatggcctcggacccataaatcatgaagaacggGATGAagcccgtcgcccggctgggtgtcgtcctcaggctccaaaggactgcggggagctcagcaacccaccgtccgccgaactttttgagacggtcgaagatccgtggcttgagaccttGGAGTATCAtaccgttggctcgctcgacttgcccgttcgtgcaggggtgtgccacggccgaccagtccactcggatgtggtggttgtcgcagaactggaggaatctcttcccgatgaactgcgtgccgttgtcggtgatgatggaatttgggatcccgaagcggtggatgatgtcagtgaagaactgtactgcctactcggacttgatttgcgccACCGGtcttgcctcgatccacttagagaacttgtcaacggcgacaagtaggtgggtgaagcccccgggcgctttcttgaagggtccgacgagatccagcccccagactgcaaacggccacgtgatggggatggtctgtagcacctgcgcgggcaggtgagtttggtgtgccaagaattggcacccctcacaggtgcggactacctgagTAGCATCGGCGACCGcggtcggccagtagaaaccttgccggaaggcgttgccaacgagggtccttggcgcagcgtggtgaccgcaGGCTCTGgtgtggatatcctggatcagcacctttccctgttcgattgggatgcagcgctggaggatcccagtgtggcttctcttgtagagctcctggtcgatgacggcgaaggatttggcgcggcgcgTGATCCTACGAGCCTCTgttttgtctgccgggagcgtgtcgcggacgaggtagtcgaggtatgagGCTCTCCAGTCGGCCAGGGGGTCGGCCCCCATCGTGGGGTCTGCCGCAatttccatgaccatggggcGGGAGGGATCGGCTTCCGGGCCCGAGTCAGGCGAAGCGGTGTCGACCCCGTCGGGGCTGGCGTCCGGACCTGGGATAGGTGGCGTGCTGCCGTCCTCCCCTGAGTCAGGGCCCGACCCGGAGCCGGGGGTGCTGCACTGACCCCCGCCGGCTCTGGGTAAtggattgaaggcttcaactagtcgctaacgaagacgccgtcagggacgggcattcggccggatgccgcctttgccagctcgtcggcggcctcGTTGAAGCGCATTGCgatgtggttgagctctagcccatcgaacttgtcttcgagcttgcgaacctcgttgcagtaggctgccatcttggggtcgtggcagctccactccttcatgacttgttcgacgactagctgggagtcgccccggatgtctagccgacggatgcccagctcgatggcgatgcgaagcccgttgatgAGGGCTTCGTATTCGGCGACATTGTTGGACgcaagaaaatggaggtggatcatgtacctgatgcgcacgcctagaggagagacgaagacaagacccgctccggcacgggccctcatcagcgacccatcgaagtacatcgtccagtactcctgcttctccggtgCTGATGgcgtttgaatctccatccatTCTGCCACGAAATCAGCGAGTACctaggacttgatggcggtgcggggggcgtaggtgatgccctgatccatgagctcgagtgcccacttcgtgatccgtcccgtggcgtcctggtttCGGATTACTTCGCCTAAAGGGAACGACGAAatgaccgttaccgggtgggtggtgaagtagtggcgcagcttcctcttcgtgatgaggatggcgtagatgagcttctggatctgtgggtaacgtgtcttggactcggacaagacctcgctgatgaaatacaccgggcgttgcaccttgagagcgtgcccctcctcttctcgttccaccaccagggccgcgctaaccacctgggtggttgctgcgatgtagagcaggaggggctcgtcGTCGGTCGGCGGGACCAGGACCgaggccttcgtcaggaggtccttgagctggtcaagtgcctcctgggcctcgccagtccattcgaagcggtcagtctttttcaggagtcgatagagaggaagccctcGCTCACCGAGGCGTGAGac contains:
- the LOC111257888 gene encoding uncharacterized protein LOC111257888 codes for the protein MGADPLADWRASYLDYLVRDTLPADKTEARRITRRAKSFAVIDQELYKRSHTGILQRCIPIEQGKVLIQDIHTRACGHHAAPRTLVGNAFRQGFYWPTAVADATQVVRTCEGCQFLAHQTHLPAQVLQTIPITWPFAVWGLDLFIGKRFLQFCDNHHIRVDWSAVAHPCTNGQVERANGMILQGLKPRIFDRLKKFGGRWVAELPAVLWSLRTTPSRATGFIPFFMIYGSAQTCLQF